The genomic stretch CCAATCCGGTCAAGATCGCCGCGACGCGCCTCGGCTTCGAGCGTATGTTCGGTCCCGAAGCGACGGCACGATACGAGTTCTCGGGTGTGTCCGTACCGAGCGGCGTGAGTCATCAACCGATGGACGACGTGGAGACGCTGCACGGCGCGGAGTCGCGCGCCCGCAACGCCCGCGCCGCCGAGCCGGAGGCGGACTATTGGGTCGGACTCGAAGGCGGCGTCGAGGACCGCGAGGGCGTCTTGCACGGCTTCGCTTGGATCGTCGTGCTCGCGGGTATGCGCGAGGGACGCAGCCGGACGGCGTCGTTCGAAATCCCGCCGGCCATCGCGGCACTCGTCCGGCAAGGCGTCGAACTCGGACACGCGGACGACCAAGTCTTCGGCCGTACCAATTCGAAGCAGGGCAACGGCGCCGTCGGTCTGCTCACCGCGGACGTGATCGACCGTGTCGCGCTCTACGAGCCGGCCGTGGTGTTGGCGTTGATCCCGTTTCGGAATCCGACGCTGTATCCGGCACGCGGAGACGAGACGTAGCGGGCGGGAGGGACGGCGCCGTTCAACGGGCGAGCACCACCTGCGCGAGCGGCACCTGCTGGGCGCGGAGTTGTTCGCGCGTCGCGTCGGTCACGAGCATGCCTGCGTCGGGCCAGCGGGTCACGAGGTGGGGCGTGCTGCGGCCGAGCTTGGTGGCGTCGAGACAGAAAAACGCCGTCGTGCTGTGTTCGATCACGGCGCGCTGGAGGTCGACGATCTCCGCATGCGAGTTCCAGATGCCGGTGGCGTCGAGGCTTTGTCCGCCGAGGAAGGCGGCGTCGAATCGCCAGTTGCGCAGCGCTTCGATCGATTGTTCTCCGAAGAGCACGGACTGGCGGTGCAGGAACACGCCGCCGATGAGGTGGAGCGTGATGCCGGGCGCGCCCCCGAGTACGGTGGCGACGGCGAGGCTGTTGGTCACGACCGTGAGCTGCTGTCGCGACGTGCGGCCGGCGAGCAGGCGTGCGAGCGCGAGCACGGTGGTGCCGGCGTCGAGGTAGACGGTGCCGTCGCGCGGCGTCTTGCGCTCGGCCGCGGCGGCGATGATCGACTTGGCCGAGCGGGCCATGCGATCGCGCTCGCCGATGGAGGCGAACGACGTGTTGTAGTCGGCGAGCGCTCCGCCGTAGGTGCGCGTGATGTGGCCGTCGTTCTCGATCGCGGCGAGATCGCGGCGTGCGGTCGCGATGGATACGCCGAAGCGCTCGCAGATTTCGGCGACGGGGATGAAGCCGTCGCGCCGGACCAGTTCGCGCAACTGCCGACGGCGCTCTTCGACGATGTGGGCCGGGACGCGCATACGATCACGCGAACCACGTGGTTCGTTTCATGCGGAGTCCATGCAACGGCCGTGCCGAGATCGCAACGCGCGGTCGAGAATCGGTCTTCAATGATCCTCCGAGCGCAGCCACATCGGTGCCGTGACGAACCACGACACCGTGCCGACGAGCATGAGGGTCTTGAGGAGCGTCTCGCTGGTGAGCCATTGCAGCATGAAGGCGAGCGGCGGGAGGATGACCAGCCCGAGGGCGACGAAGCCGATGGTGCGTGCGATCGTTTTCATGGTGGTTCAGGCGGCGGACTTCCCGCGCGGGAGGAAACGGGCGAAGACGAGATAACACACGCCGGCACCGATCCACGAC from Opitutales bacterium ASA1 encodes the following:
- a CDS encoding DeoR/GlpR family DNA-binding transcription regulator; this encodes MRVPAHIVEERRRQLRELVRRDGFIPVAEICERFGVSIATARRDLAAIENDGHITRTYGGALADYNTSFASIGERDRMARSAKSIIAAAAERKTPRDGTVYLDAGTTVLALARLLAGRTSRQQLTVVTNSLAVATVLGGAPGITLHLIGGVFLHRQSVLFGEQSIEALRNWRFDAAFLGGQSLDATGIWNSHAEIVDLQRAVIEHSTTAFFCLDATKLGRSTPHLVTRWPDAGMLVTDATREQLRAQQVPLAQVVLAR
- the yjjX gene encoding inosine/xanthosine triphosphatase, which produces MASANPVKIAATRLGFERMFGPEATARYEFSGVSVPSGVSHQPMDDVETLHGAESRARNARAAEPEADYWVGLEGGVEDREGVLHGFAWIVVLAGMREGRSRTASFEIPPAIAALVRQGVELGHADDQVFGRTNSKQGNGAVGLLTADVIDRVALYEPAVVLALIPFRNPTLYPARGDET